From Polynucleobacter sp. MWH-P3-07-1:
AATAAATGGCAGGATCATCATGGCCAGAATGAGGCCAGCACACAACATACCAATGCCGTTGGTCGGGCCTGAGAAAAGAATCCCTAAGAGCGGGATCTTTCCGAGCGTGGCCTGAAGTACAGGCTCAACATAGTCGCCAAAGATAGGAGCGAATACGAATAAACCAAACATACCGTAAATAATCGATGGCACAGCGGCCAAGAGCTCTACAGCAGTACCTAAGGGACGCTTCAAAAAATCTGGGCACATCTCTGTCAAAAACACAGCGATGCCAAAACTGAGGGGTACAGCAATTGCCAAAGCAATAATCGATGAAACGAGTGTTCCATAGATCGAAATTAAACCGCCAAACTGATCGTTAACAATATCCCACTCGTCGTCCAAGAAAAATCCAGGGCCGAATGTCTTTAAAGCTGGCCATGCATTGATCAAAAGAGATCCGATGATTCCAGCCAAAACAAATAACACCAACATCGAGAAGAATTGGGTGATGGCATGAAAGAGAAAATCTTGGATACGCTGCCTACGGGCGATCTGAACCGCTTTAGCGCTTGGTAGACCTAGTGTGGAGGATGTCGATTGCATATTGACTTTATATGTATTGCGTGAAGATAAAAATGGCCCCAAATTACTTTGGGGCCGAATTTATTCTATTAAGAATTACTTAACATCAACCTGTGACCAAACACTCTTACGAATGAAGTTGGTTGTTGCTTCAGGCATTGGAACGTAATCGAGTTCAGAAGCCATCTTGCCGCCATCTTTGAAACCAAAATCAAAGAACTTGATCACTTCAGCAGCATTTGCTTTGTTATCAGGCTTTTTGTAAATGACAACGAAAGTTGCGCCAGTAATTGGCCATGAAGCAGCACCAGGAGCGTTGGTAATGAATGTTTCCATACCTGGGAACTTAGACCAATCAGTACCAGCAGAAGCAGCAGCAAATGCAGCAGCGGTAGGCAATACGAACTTCTCGTCCGCATTCTTCATCTGGGTGTAGCTCATGTTGTTTTTCTTAGCGTAAGCAAACTCAACATAACCGATTGAATTCTTGATACGGCTTACGTTAGCTGCAACACCTTCGTTACCTTTACCGCTTACTGTGGAAGCAGCTGGCCATTTAACAGCAGAGCCAAAACCTACAGCATCTTTAAAGCTCTTGTTAACTTTAGAGAGGTAATTTGTAAAGATTGCAGTGGTACCTGAACCATCGGCACGGGTTACAACAGTGATTTCACCAGCAGGAATCTGAACGCCTGGGTTCAACAAAGCGATACGCTTGTCATTCCAGTTAGTCAAAGTGCCCTGGAAAATATCAGAGAGAACGTCGCTAGACAATTTCAATTGACCTGGCTTGATGCCGTCAATGTTGACTACAGGTACTACACCACCAATGATGGCTGGGAACTGAACCATGCCACCAGCTTGGAGTTCTTCAAAGCTCATTGGGGCATCAGTTGCACCAAAATCGACGGTCTTCGCTTTAATTTGCTTGATACCACCGCCAGAACCGATCGATTGATAGTTCAAGCTGTTACCAGTTTTAGCTTTGTAAGCCTCAGCCCATTTGGAGAGTACTGGGTAGATAAAAGAAGAGCCAGCACCGGTCATTTCGGTAGCCATTGCAGCAGAAGATACTGATAATGCTACGGCTCCAGCAACTAAAGCCTGCTTAAAAGAGAGTTTCATTTGAGGACGTCCTTGTAGAGAAATCGAGAGATAACAACACATGGACGATACGATTTACGTATGACGCTTTTATGACATTAGGTCATCAAAAAGGCCTAAATCTGGGATTTTGGGCCTCAGAATGCAGTTTTAGACATTGGGGACTAAATCAGCAATGCTTTTTGCGCTCTTGAGAGCGATAGCCTGATCCTGAGCCTCAACCATGACTCTTAATACAGGTTCGGTACCAGATGGACGAATCAGCACCCTACCGGTACTCAGAAGATTAGCCTCAACTTGAGCAATTTGAGCCTTGAGCTTTTCATCGGCCTTCCAGTCATAACCAGGCTTCATTTTGATATTGAGCAAAACCTGGGGATAAATCTCGACTGAATCCAAGAGTTGTACCAGGGTTTTCTTTTGCTGACTCATTGCAGCCAAAACCTGTAGGGCGGCAATAATGCCATCGCCGGTCGTGTGCTGATCGAGGCAAAGCAAATGCCCAGACCCCTCGCCGCCTAGCTTCCAAGAGTTTTGCTTGAGCAACTCTAGTACATAACGATCACCTACTGCGGCACGCTCAAATTGAATGCCCAATCCCTTAATCGCATTTTCTACGGCTAAATTGGTCATTAAGGTACCCACCACGCCACCCAGTGGTGCTCCGCGATCGAGTCGATCCTTGGCCAGTACATACAACAATTCATCGCCATTAAACAAGCGACCGGTTTGATCCACCATCTGCAAACGGTCCGCATCACCATCTAAGGCAATCCCGAGGTCCGCGCCCACCTCTTTCACCTTGGCTATTAAAGCGCTCGGTGCCGTTGCACCACACTGATCATTAATATTGCGCCCATTGGGCTCTACGCCAATCGCAATCACTTCAGCGCCAAGCTCCCGAAAGACATTGGGGGCAATCTGGTAAGCCGCGCCATTAGCACAATCAAGCACCAACTTCATGCCACGCAAGTTCAGCTCATCTGGAAAAGTCGATTTACAAAATTCAATATAGCGTCCAGCTGGGGCACTCAAACGAGATACCTTGCCTAAATGTTCGGAACTCAGGCAGCCCAATGGTTTTTCCAGCTCAGCCTCAATCGCGAGCTCAAAGTCATCCGAGAGCTTATCGCCCTGTGCGGAGAAAAACTTCACTCCATTATCTTGATACAAATTATGCGAGGCGGAGATCACGACTCCGGCAGATAAACGTAAAGCCTTAGTGAGATAAGCAACACCTGGAGTTGGCATGGGACCACATAAAAGAACATCGACACCAGCAGAGACAAAGCCAGCCTCTAATGCGGACTCCAACAAATAACCAGAGACGCGAGTATCTTTACCAATCAATACCGTACAGCGTTCACCAGGCTTAGCTTGCCGAGTAAGCACAAGGCCAGCAGCATATCCAAGGCGAATCATGAAATCCGGAAGAATCGGAAAATTACCTACTTCTCCACGAATCCCATCAGTACCAAAGTATTGTTTTTTCATATGAAGGAATTATAAGACCGCTTCCCAGAGCTTAAGCGCATCGATGGTCTCGGGTACGTCATGCACTCTCACGATACGTGCACCCCGATCCGCTGCCATGACCACAGCAGCAATACTGCTGGCCAAGCGATCATCCGACTCGCGCCCAGTAAGTTTACCTAGCATCGATTTACGAGAGATTCCTGCGAGCACAGGAAAACCCAATTGTGAAAAATGTTCGAACTGCGAGAGCATTATTAAGTTATGCTCCAAACTTTTACCAAAACCAAAACCGGGATCAAGAGCAATCCGATTCGCTACAACCCCGTTAGCAATTAAAAGATTAGCGCGCTCTATCAGAAATGAACTGACCTGCGCAATGACATCATCGTAATGTGGATCAAACTGCATCGTCTGAGGATCGCGCTGCATGTGCATCAGCACAATGCCACATTGGGGATGATTCGCAACCACCTCAACAGCTCCCTCTTGGCGTAGCCCCCAAATATCATTAACGCAATCAACGCCAGCGTTAAGTGCTGCCTGCATCGTTGCAGATTTATAGGTATCAATCGAGAGTGCCACACCGCAATCGCTCAATAACTCAATCACTGGCATCACGCGATCAAGCTCTTCTTGAAGTGGAACCGGTTCTGCACCAGGCCTAGTAGACTCACCACCAATGTCGATGATGTCCACTCCACTCTTAATCATCTGCTCAGCATGAATCAAGGCAGCTTTAGCTGATTGGAACTGACCACCATCCGAAAAAGAATCCGGCGTCGTGTTCAGGATACCCATGACTAATGGGCGTTTACGAGGCTCAAAAAGAAAACGCCCGCAACGCCATGTTGCGGGCTGAACTACTGACTCAGAATTACGCAGTTGCTGGTGCACTTCCCGACGCTGGTCCGTTACCAAATGCAGTAGAAGATGCACTCTCCACTACTGGTGCAGTGGTCCCCGCTGAATTACCAAAAACCGTTGTTGGAGGTGGTGGCTTTGGTGTGCGTGGTGGACGACCTTCCATGATGTCCGTAATCTGATCTGCATCCAAGGTTTCCCATTCAAGCAGGGCAGCGACCATCGCCTCAACCTTGTCACGATTCTGCTCCAGAATCGAACGAGCCAGAGCGTATTGACTATCAATCAAGGCTCTGATTTCTGCATCGACTTTTTGCTGAGTGAGTTCAGAAACTGTTTTGGAACTGGTGCGACCAAAAATACTTTCAGACTCAGTGTCAACGTAAACCATGGTCCCTAAGCTATCACTCATACCAAAACGGGTCACCATGTCGCGGGCCATTTTGGTAGCACGCTCAAAGTCATTGGATGCGCCTGTACTCATGGAGTGCAAGAAGATTTCTTCTGCAGCTCGACCACCAAACAAAATGGCCAACTCTTCCAACATCCGATCTTTATACAGATTGACGCGATCAAACTCAGGCAATTGCCAAGTAACACCCAATGCCATACCGCGCGGCATGATGGTCACTTTATGAACGGGGTCTGCTTTAGGCAATACCTTGGCGACCACAGCGTGACCGGACTCGTGATATGCCGTATTACGACGCTCTTCTTCACGCATGACTGCAGACTTGCGCTCAGGACCCATGTAGATCTTGTCCTTAGCATCTTCAAAGTCTTTCATATCCACTGCGCGTTTATTGCGACGCGCTGCAAATAGAGCCGCCTCATTAACAAGGTTAGCGAGATCTGCACCAGAGAACCCAGGGGTGCCGCGCGCTAATACGGCAGCATTGACATCTGGATCAATCGGAACCTTGCGCATATGCACTTGCAGAATTTGCTCACGACCCCGAATGTCAGGTAAGCCAACATGCACTTGACGGTCAAAACGACCTGGGCGCAATAAGGCACGATCCAGAACATCGGAACGGTTAGTCGCTGCAACCACGATTACGCCGCTGTTGCTTTCAAAGCCATCCATCTCCACCAACATTTGGTTCAGGGTTTGTTCACGCTCATCATTACCACCACCCATACCAGCGCCACGGTGACGACCTACGGCATCAATCTCATCGATAAAGATGATGCAAGGGGAATTTTTCTTGGCGTTCTCAAACATGTCGCGCACGCGGGATGCGCCCACACCCACAAACATCTCAACAAAGTCTGAGCCTGAGATGGAGAAGAAAGGAACCTTTGCTTCACCAGCAATAGCACGGGCTAATAAGGTTTTACCTGTTCCAGGAGGCCCCACCAGCAATACACCATGCGGAATACGGCCGCCCAACTTCTGAAATTTTTGCGGATCTTTTAAGAAGTCCACCAACTCAAAGACTTCTTCTTTAGCTTCATCGCACCCTGCCACATCAGCAAAGGTAACCGTATTACTGTTTTGATCAATCAGGCGGGCTTTGGATTTACCGAAGGAGAATGCACCGCCTTTACCACCGCCCTGCATCTGGCGCATCATGAAAAACCAAAAGCCAATAATCAGTAGTGTTGGACCAAGGTAGTACAAAGCGGAAACGAACATATTGGGTTCATCGTCAGCTTTACCCGTAACCTGAACGCCGTATTTCATCAAGTCGCCCACCATCCAAATATCGCCTGGAGAAATAATGGAATATTTCGCGCCATCGTTTGGTGTGACTTGTAATGTTCGACCCTGCACGTCAACGCGCTTGATCTTTCCCGCCTTGGAATCTTCCATAAACTGCGAGTAAGTCACTTGCGGCTGATCTTTGGGCTTATCAAATTGCTTGAACACTGTAAATAGGACGAGGCCCACAACGAGCCAGATACCCACTTTTTGGAACATATTGCTATTCAAAACGAGGCCTTTGCCGGATTAATCCGGGAGTAATTGCATTGCTGATACCTAAGTATTTGATTCTACTACCAGGCTTTTTCAAGGGCTTGGAGTGGGTTTATTTAATAAACCCATGTAAATCGGGGGGTTATTGCCCTATTTAGGAGTCTTTAGTGTGCGTCCAAGGAGAAAGGTTTCGGAGGAGCGATCCCGGGAAGCCTTAGGCTTACGGGAGGCTACCGTTTTGAAAACCTTTTTAAAGGTCTCCACAATCTGGCTATAGCCACTGCCATGGAAGCACTTGATTAATAAAGCCCCATCAGGCTTAAGGTGATTTACCGCAAACTCCAAAGCAATTTCAGCCAAGAAAGCCATCCGGGCTGAGTCTGCCACGCCAACACCAGATAGGTTCGGCGCCATATCTGAAAGAACCAAGTCCACTCTGCCATGATCGGCGGCGGGCAACAATGCCTCTAAGGCTTTTAGCCCCTCATCCTCCCGAAAGTCCCCCTGAATAAAGCTCACATCGGCAATATCTTCCATTGGCAATAAATCAATCGCAATGATGGTGCCATCGGGCTTGCCAGATTCAATCGCGGGATTGCTCTTGCCAAGCTCAGTCAGGCGATTACGAGCGTACTGAGACCAACTACCTGGCGCACTGCCAAGGTCAACAATGGTCATGCCAGCCTTGATGAGGTGATCTTGTTCGTCAATTTCAGAGAGCTTGTAAACCGCACGTGCGCGATAACCCTCTTTTTGAGCCATCTTCACATAGGGATCAGTTAGATGATCTTGTAACCAACTTTTATTAAATTTATTTTTTGCCACAGCTTGTCCACTTTCAGAGGGCTATTTTCCTTGTTTATAGGTCACAAGGCAAAGAATCTGTACAAAATCGGCTCAAATAGCCTCATCTAAGCTGAATTCAAGGCTGCATGCTCTATCATCCACACCATGACTGCTCTTACTCTCACCCCCGCCCAACGCAAAGCCCTCAAGGCTGAAGCCCATAGTCTTAGCCCTGTCGTGATGATTGGCAATACCGGCTTAAGTCCTGCCGTCGTTAAAGAAGCCAAATTAGCCATTGCTAGTCATGGCTTGATCAA
This genomic window contains:
- the ftsH gene encoding ATP-dependent zinc metalloprotease FtsH, which translates into the protein MNSNMFQKVGIWLVVGLVLFTVFKQFDKPKDQPQVTYSQFMEDSKAGKIKRVDVQGRTLQVTPNDGAKYSIISPGDIWMVGDLMKYGVQVTGKADDEPNMFVSALYYLGPTLLIIGFWFFMMRQMQGGGKGGAFSFGKSKARLIDQNSNTVTFADVAGCDEAKEEVFELVDFLKDPQKFQKLGGRIPHGVLLVGPPGTGKTLLARAIAGEAKVPFFSISGSDFVEMFVGVGASRVRDMFENAKKNSPCIIFIDEIDAVGRHRGAGMGGGNDEREQTLNQMLVEMDGFESNSGVIVVAATNRSDVLDRALLRPGRFDRQVHVGLPDIRGREQILQVHMRKVPIDPDVNAAVLARGTPGFSGADLANLVNEAALFAARRNKRAVDMKDFEDAKDKIYMGPERKSAVMREEERRNTAYHESGHAVVAKVLPKADPVHKVTIMPRGMALGVTWQLPEFDRVNLYKDRMLEELAILFGGRAAEEIFLHSMSTGASNDFERATKMARDMVTRFGMSDSLGTMVYVDTESESIFGRTSSKTVSELTQQKVDAEIRALIDSQYALARSILEQNRDKVEAMVAALLEWETLDADQITDIMEGRPPRTPKPPPPTTVFGNSAGTTAPVVESASSTAFGNGPASGSAPATA
- a CDS encoding RlmE family RNA methyltransferase, with the protein product MAKNKFNKSWLQDHLTDPYVKMAQKEGYRARAVYKLSEIDEQDHLIKAGMTIVDLGSAPGSWSQYARNRLTELGKSNPAIESGKPDGTIIAIDLLPMEDIADVSFIQGDFREDEGLKALEALLPAADHGRVDLVLSDMAPNLSGVGVADSARMAFLAEIALEFAVNHLKPDGALLIKCFHGSGYSQIVETFKKVFKTVASRKPKASRDRSSETFLLGRTLKTPK
- the pstC gene encoding phosphate ABC transporter permease subunit PstC, producing MQSTSSTLGLPSAKAVQIARRQRIQDFLFHAITQFFSMLVLFVLAGIIGSLLINAWPALKTFGPGFFLDDEWDIVNDQFGGLISIYGTLVSSIIALAIAVPLSFGIAVFLTEMCPDFLKRPLGTAVELLAAVPSIIYGMFGLFVFAPIFGDYVEPVLQATLGKIPLLGILFSGPTNGIGMLCAGLILAMMILPFIASVMRDVFEIVPPVLKESAYGIGCTRWEVVTRIVLPYTQAGVVGGVMLGLGRALGETMAVTFVIGNASRISPSLFAPGSSIASTLANQFGEADAGLHFSSLFALGLALFFITFVVLALAKWMLLSMEKAKGVKS
- the glmM gene encoding phosphoglucosamine mutase, with the translated sequence MKKQYFGTDGIRGEVGNFPILPDFMIRLGYAAGLVLTRQAKPGERCTVLIGKDTRVSGYLLESALEAGFVSAGVDVLLCGPMPTPGVAYLTKALRLSAGVVISASHNLYQDNGVKFFSAQGDKLSDDFELAIEAELEKPLGCLSSEHLGKVSRLSAPAGRYIEFCKSTFPDELNLRGMKLVLDCANGAAYQIAPNVFRELGAEVIAIGVEPNGRNINDQCGATAPSALIAKVKEVGADLGIALDGDADRLQMVDQTGRLFNGDELLYVLAKDRLDRGAPLGGVVGTLMTNLAVENAIKGLGIQFERAAVGDRYVLELLKQNSWKLGGEGSGHLLCLDQHTTGDGIIAALQVLAAMSQQKKTLVQLLDSVEIYPQVLLNIKMKPGYDWKADEKLKAQIAQVEANLLSTGRVLIRPSGTEPVLRVMVEAQDQAIALKSAKSIADLVPNV
- the folP gene encoding dihydropteroate synthase, which produces MHQQLRNSESVVQPATWRCGRFLFEPRKRPLVMGILNTTPDSFSDGGQFQSAKAALIHAEQMIKSGVDIIDIGGESTRPGAEPVPLQEELDRVMPVIELLSDCGVALSIDTYKSATMQAALNAGVDCVNDIWGLRQEGAVEVVANHPQCGIVLMHMQRDPQTMQFDPHYDDVIAQVSSFLIERANLLIANGVVANRIALDPGFGFGKSLEHNLIMLSQFEHFSQLGFPVLAGISRKSMLGKLTGRESDDRLASSIAAVVMAADRGARIVRVHDVPETIDALKLWEAVL
- the pstS gene encoding phosphate ABC transporter substrate-binding protein PstS yields the protein MKLSFKQALVAGAVALSVSSAAMATEMTGAGSSFIYPVLSKWAEAYKAKTGNSLNYQSIGSGGGIKQIKAKTVDFGATDAPMSFEELQAGGMVQFPAIIGGVVPVVNIDGIKPGQLKLSSDVLSDIFQGTLTNWNDKRIALLNPGVQIPAGEITVVTRADGSGTTAIFTNYLSKVNKSFKDAVGFGSAVKWPAASTVSGKGNEGVAANVSRIKNSIGYVEFAYAKKNNMSYTQMKNADEKFVLPTAAAFAAASAGTDWSKFPGMETFITNAPGAASWPITGATFVVIYKKPDNKANAAEVIKFFDFGFKDGGKMASELDYVPMPEATTNFIRKSVWSQVDVK